One Rhodobacteraceae bacterium M385 genomic region harbors:
- a CDS encoding metallophosphoesterase has translation MTNWPAPAPKEVVYVIGDVHGCVGKLERLLVQIDEDAARQPDVPSKVIFVGDYIDRGEGSATVLQFVAEMTASHPGQVIGLMGNHERMLLDFLSDPTGSAKRWIRYGGLQTLASFGLGGGLTTDSRNAGDLLDAAGDLMEAMGQTLVDWVANLPLSWSSGNLWVVHAGANSEKTMEKQSSRTLLWGNDAFLKQPRTDGQWVAFGHQPFETPFAEQGRIAVDTGAVYGGAMTAARIDPTGDVRFLSA, from the coding sequence ATGACGAATTGGCCCGCGCCTGCCCCGAAGGAAGTTGTCTATGTGATCGGCGACGTTCACGGATGCGTCGGGAAGCTGGAAAGACTGCTCGTTCAAATTGATGAAGACGCAGCGCGGCAGCCGGATGTGCCAAGTAAAGTGATCTTTGTGGGCGACTACATTGATCGCGGCGAAGGCAGCGCCACAGTGCTGCAATTCGTGGCGGAAATGACGGCATCCCACCCCGGTCAAGTGATTGGTTTGATGGGCAATCATGAGCGAATGCTGCTCGACTTCCTGTCCGATCCCACGGGCTCTGCAAAACGCTGGATTCGCTATGGGGGGCTGCAAACCTTGGCGAGTTTCGGCCTTGGTGGCGGGCTTACCACCGATAGCAGAAATGCAGGGGATCTGCTGGACGCTGCGGGCGATTTGATGGAGGCGATGGGCCAAACCTTGGTCGACTGGGTGGCAAATCTGCCGCTCTCGTGGTCGTCGGGCAACCTGTGGGTCGTGCACGCTGGGGCAAACTCGGAAAAAACGATGGAGAAGCAATCCTCTCGGACTTTGCTTTGGGGCAACGACGCCTTCCTAAAACAGCCACGGACCGACGGGCAATGGGTGGCGTTCGGGCATCAGCCGTTTGAAACGCCTTTCGCCGAGCAGGGCCGCATCGCCGTTGATACCGGGGCCGTGTACGGCGGCGCGATGACCGCCGCGCGGATTGATCCCACGGGCGACGTTCGCTTTCTGAGCGCCTAA
- a CDS encoding gamma-glutamylcyclotransferase, with the protein MTDPYFFGYGSLVNRKTHAYPDAMPAQVRGWRRVWKGTKLRNLAYLTVERDSSAVTQGLIASVPGADWAALDEREAAYARHPVDRISHSLTGPLVVQIYAVEPQHQDAGAYPILLSYLDTVIQGFLAEFGEDGAEAFFNDTRGWHMPIRDDRHDPIYPRVTVLTPGERAFVDENLTRLRA; encoded by the coding sequence ATGACTGACCCGTATTTCTTTGGCTATGGCAGCCTCGTGAACCGCAAAACCCATGCATATCCCGATGCGATGCCCGCGCAGGTGCGCGGTTGGCGACGGGTCTGGAAGGGCACAAAGCTGCGCAATCTGGCCTATCTGACGGTGGAGCGTGATTCGTCTGCCGTCACCCAAGGGCTGATCGCCTCCGTTCCCGGCGCCGATTGGGCGGCGCTGGATGAAAGGGAAGCGGCCTATGCCCGCCATCCGGTGGACCGGATCAGCCACAGCCTTACGGGCCCATTGGTTGTGCAAATCTATGCGGTAGAGCCGCAGCACCAGGATGCGGGCGCATATCCGATCCTTCTGAGCTACCTCGATACGGTGATCCAAGGCTTCCTGGCAGAGTTTGGAGAAGACGGCGCAGAGGCGTTTTTCAATGACACTCGCGGATGGCACATGCCGATCCGCGACGACCGCCATGACCCGATTTACCCTCGGGTCACGGTGCTGACGCCCGGGGAACGGGCCTTTGTGGATGAGAACCTGACCCGCCTGCGCGCCTAG
- a CDS encoding pyridoxamine 5'-phosphate oxidase family protein encodes MTKRDPIRPTDDDARALARTLIESARFAALAVLDPATGAPVVTRIALVPGPDGLPLTLISSLATHTNALTANPTCSLLIGEPGLKGDPLTHPRLTLQATATPAQKADLRDHYLGLYPKAQLYYDFSDFQLIRFTPVSALLNGGFGKAFHLTPADLVAQTPEI; translated from the coding sequence ATGACCAAACGAGACCCGATCCGCCCCACCGATGACGATGCCCGTGCCCTTGCGCGAACCCTGATCGAGAGCGCCCGTTTCGCCGCCCTCGCCGTGCTGGACCCAGCCACAGGCGCGCCGGTTGTGACCCGCATCGCGCTTGTTCCCGGCCCCGATGGCCTGCCGCTGACCCTGATTTCCAGCCTCGCCACCCACACGAACGCCCTGACAGCGAACCCGACATGTTCCCTCCTGATCGGAGAGCCCGGCCTCAAGGGTGACCCCCTAACCCATCCGCGCCTGACGCTTCAGGCCACGGCCACACCGGCGCAGAAGGCGGATCTGCGCGACCATTATCTTGGCCTCTATCCCAAGGCGCAGCTCTACTACGACTTTTCCGATTTCCAGTTGATCCGGTTTACGCCGGTTAGCGCCCTTCTGAACGGCGGCTTCGGCAAGGCCTTTCACCTGACGCCCGCCGATCTTGTGGCCCAAACGCCGGAAATCTGA
- a CDS encoding tRNA (cytidine(34)-2'-O)-methyltransferase, with product MKVVLVHPEIPGNTGTIGRTCVALDMELILIHPLGFDISDKSVRRAGLDYWKHVRLSEYDSWADFIRDRAPREDQLFLFENDGEGGSVYEPEYPSDAFLIFGKETKGLPPEVLSGRAKRTFHLPMRSDHIRSLNLSNAATAVIYQAMRAFLS from the coding sequence ATGAAGGTTGTGCTGGTCCACCCGGAAATTCCCGGGAACACTGGCACAATCGGGCGGACCTGCGTGGCGTTGGATATGGAATTGATCCTGATCCACCCCTTGGGCTTCGATATCTCGGACAAATCGGTGCGGCGGGCGGGGCTCGACTACTGGAAACACGTCCGCCTGAGTGAATACGATTCTTGGGCAGACTTCATCCGTGATCGCGCCCCAAGGGAAGACCAGCTCTTTCTGTTTGAGAACGACGGCGAGGGGGGCTCGGTCTACGAGCCAGAATATCCCTCCGATGCGTTTCTGATTTTTGGTAAGGAAACCAAGGGCCTCCCGCCGGAGGTGTTGTCGGGTCGCGCCAAGCGAACATTTCATTTGCCCATGCGCTCGGACCATATCCGGTCACTGAACCTGTCGAATGCAGCGACAGCGGTCATATATCAGGCGATGCGGGCCTTTCTTTCGTAG
- the gcvT gene encoding glycine cleavage system aminomethyltransferase GcvT → MATDDLKTLALANLHAELGAKFVPFAGYSMPVQYPLGVMGEHQWTRENAGLFDVSHMGQVMLPAGAVEALESLVPVDVAGLAEGRQRYGFFTNEAGGVLDDLMIARVPDGLFLVVNAGCKDADIAHLRAHIDGVTVIEGRSLLALQGPKAEAALSTLLPGTAAMAFMDSTRMDWNGTEVWISRSGYTGEDGFEISIPDEQSAAFARALLADERVEPIGLGARDSLRLEAGLPLYGQDLSLTIGPVEAGQAWAIGKVRRPGGDRAGGFPGADVILPQLGGNAPRRRVGLLPEGRAPMRAGVQIFVSPDAETPIGEITSGGFGPTLGAPMALALIDAATPRDIPLFGEVRGKRLPVTQTKLPFTPPGYKR, encoded by the coding sequence ATGGCGACGGATGATCTGAAAACATTGGCACTGGCGAACTTGCACGCAGAGTTGGGCGCAAAGTTTGTGCCGTTCGCGGGCTATTCCATGCCGGTGCAATATCCTTTGGGCGTGATGGGCGAACACCAATGGACCCGCGAAAATGCGGGCCTGTTTGATGTCAGTCACATGGGGCAAGTTATGTTGCCAGCAGGGGCTGTGGAAGCGCTGGAGAGCCTTGTGCCCGTGGATGTGGCCGGGCTAGCCGAGGGCCGCCAACGCTACGGCTTTTTCACCAATGAAGCGGGTGGCGTGCTGGACGATCTGATGATCGCTCGCGTGCCAGACGGGTTGTTTCTGGTCGTGAACGCGGGCTGCAAGGATGCCGACATCGCCCATTTGCGCGCCCATATCGACGGGGTCACGGTGATCGAAGGGCGCTCACTTCTGGCGCTGCAAGGCCCCAAGGCCGAGGCCGCTTTGTCGACGTTGCTGCCGGGTACGGCGGCGATGGCTTTCATGGACAGCACCCGCATGGACTGGAACGGCACCGAAGTCTGGATCAGCCGATCCGGCTACACCGGCGAAGACGGGTTCGAAATTTCGATCCCGGATGAGCAGTCTGCGGCCTTCGCCCGTGCCCTACTGGCCGACGAACGTGTCGAGCCTATCGGCCTCGGCGCCCGCGATAGCCTACGGCTGGAAGCTGGCCTGCCCCTTTACGGCCAAGACCTTTCCTTAACCATCGGCCCGGTTGAGGCGGGACAAGCTTGGGCCATCGGCAAAGTGCGTCGCCCCGGCGGCGACCGCGCGGGCGGATTTCCGGGCGCGGATGTGATCTTGCCGCAATTGGGCGGCAACGCCCCGCGCCGCCGTGTGGGCCTTTTGCCCGAAGGCCGCGCGCCCATGCGTGCTGGCGTGCAGATCTTCGTCAGCCCCGATGCAGAGACACCGATCGGAGAGATCACCTCGGGTGGCTTCGGCCCCACCCTTGGCGCACCAATGGCACTGGCCCTTATTGACGCGGCCACCCCGCGCGATATCCCCCTGTTCGGCGAGGTGCGCGGCAAACGCTTACCCGTGACCCAGACAAAACTGCCCTTCACCCCTCCCGGCTACAAACGCTGA
- a CDS encoding DUF1972 domain-containing protein: MAHQKSHRIAILGTVGAPARYGGFETLADNLVQFHAAHSRPEALCVYCSRPAYPDQPKIYGNASLRYSRFRANGASSVLYDAATLRDAIAKGTDVALLLGVSGAIALPALARKGTRIVTHVDGLEWRRKKWSKPARAFLRWSERLAVQHSDAIIADNPAIATYLRHTYRIEPEVIAYGGDHGPDARQITPAPPWNLPKDYALALCRIEPENNIGMILAACEKTSNPLVFVGNWNSSAYGRALKQQYSGVAGLRLLDPIYATDALFTLRRNAALYIHGHSAGGTNPALVEMMHFGRPTLAFDCEFNRATTAGAAQFFASEASLVAALQGPVPSNGDTLREIAKRDYLWEDIGAQYFDLFNRLAEQRTATPRTSPTREIVLTRPLPLQFDGQSRRTKPR; the protein is encoded by the coding sequence ATGGCGCATCAAAAAAGCCACCGAATTGCGATCTTAGGAACGGTCGGCGCGCCCGCGCGATACGGTGGATTTGAAACACTTGCCGATAACCTCGTGCAATTTCATGCGGCCCATTCCCGGCCCGAGGCGCTTTGCGTCTATTGCAGCCGTCCCGCCTACCCCGATCAGCCGAAGATCTATGGCAATGCGTCGCTTCGGTATTCTCGTTTCCGGGCCAACGGGGCGTCCAGCGTGCTCTATGATGCGGCCACCCTGCGCGATGCGATCGCAAAAGGCACCGATGTGGCGCTTCTGCTTGGGGTGTCCGGGGCTATTGCCCTGCCTGCCTTGGCGCGAAAAGGCACCCGCATCGTGACCCATGTGGATGGGTTGGAATGGCGGCGCAAGAAATGGTCCAAGCCCGCCCGCGCGTTCCTGCGCTGGTCCGAGCGATTGGCCGTGCAGCATTCCGACGCCATCATCGCCGACAATCCCGCCATCGCAACCTACCTGCGCCACACCTACCGGATTGAACCAGAGGTCATCGCCTATGGCGGCGACCACGGCCCAGACGCACGCCAGATCACGCCAGCGCCGCCGTGGAACCTCCCCAAAGACTACGCACTGGCCCTATGCCGGATCGAGCCGGAAAATAACATCGGCATGATCCTTGCGGCCTGTGAAAAGACCTCTAACCCGTTGGTTTTCGTGGGCAATTGGAACAGCAGTGCCTATGGGCGGGCGCTAAAGCAGCAATATTCCGGCGTGGCTGGTCTGCGTCTTCTCGACCCGATTTACGCGACCGATGCTCTGTTTACCCTACGCCGGAACGCGGCGCTTTATATTCATGGCCATTCCGCCGGGGGCACCAATCCCGCTTTGGTAGAGATGATGCACTTTGGCCGCCCGACCTTGGCCTTTGACTGTGAATTCAACCGCGCCACAACCGCCGGTGCAGCACAGTTTTTCGCCAGCGAGGCGTCCCTTGTGGCCGCACTTCAAGGGCCGGTGCCCAGCAATGGCGACACGCTGCGCGAAATTGCCAAGCGCGACTACCTTTGGGAAGATATTGGCGCCCAATACTTCGATTTGTTTAACCGGCTGGCAGAACAGCGCACCGCCACGCCCCGCACCAGTCCGACGCGGGAGATCGTACTCACCCGCCCACTGCCGCTTCAATTTGACGGGCAATCTCGGCGGACCAAGCCCCGATGA
- a CDS encoding sugar transferase produces the protein MGVSGSEVYWRARPVFDRIGALLLLLLAAALAVVLAVLNPMLNPGPLLFRQLRMGQGGRAFVVYKFRTMTCGARARGATDPVEKGRITPLGGMLRRMGLDELPQAVNVLRAEMSLIGPRPDSLPHAQEFLAKIPEYRRRLSVRPGISGLSQITLGYAEGMEATRAKALRDIEYINQAGFRMDLWIVWRTLVTIVTGRGD, from the coding sequence ATGGGCGTTAGCGGGTCGGAGGTTTATTGGCGCGCGCGGCCGGTGTTTGATCGGATTGGTGCGCTGTTGTTATTGCTGCTTGCCGCCGCTCTTGCTGTCGTATTGGCGGTGCTGAACCCAATGTTAAACCCGGGTCCTTTGCTGTTTCGCCAACTTCGGATGGGGCAGGGGGGGAGGGCCTTTGTTGTCTATAAATTCAGGACGATGACTTGCGGCGCGCGTGCGCGCGGCGCGACTGATCCGGTTGAAAAGGGCCGCATAACGCCGCTTGGCGGGATGTTGCGCCGCATGGGGCTGGATGAGCTGCCACAGGCAGTGAATGTGCTACGGGCCGAGATGAGCCTGATCGGTCCCCGCCCGGATTCGCTGCCCCATGCGCAGGAGTTTCTGGCGAAAATCCCCGAATATCGGCGGAGGTTGTCTGTGCGTCCGGGGATAAGCGGGTTGTCGCAGATCACCCTTGGTTATGCCGAAGGGATGGAGGCTACGCGCGCCAAGGCGTTGCGCGATATTGAGTATATTAATCAAGCGGGGTTTCGCATGGACCTGTGGATCGTGTGGCGTACCTTGGTGACAATTGTTACCGGGCGCGGTGATTAG
- a CDS encoding DUF427 domain-containing protein → MLPVENVSEYPRPPAVEPVAQRLRAVFRGIPIADTQAGFRVIEMDRAPAYYFPQTDILMSALVPVGHETFCNWKGRAIHYDLVVNGRRASRAAWSFPAPTARYEPLRDYIAFFATSLDAAFVGDIRVIPQPGDIYGGWVTPNLTGRIKGSFGR, encoded by the coding sequence GTGCTACCTGTTGAAAACGTATCCGAATATCCGCGCCCCCCGGCGGTGGAGCCCGTGGCGCAACGGCTGCGCGCGGTGTTTCGAGGTATCCCGATCGCTGACACGCAGGCGGGCTTTCGTGTCATCGAAATGGACCGTGCGCCCGCCTATTATTTCCCTCAAACAGATATCTTGATGTCTGCTCTTGTGCCGGTGGGTCACGAGACCTTTTGCAACTGGAAAGGCCGTGCAATCCATTATGATCTTGTGGTGAATGGCCGCCGTGCCAGCCGCGCGGCGTGGAGCTTTCCTGCCCCCACCGCCCGCTATGAGCCCCTGCGCGACTACATTGCCTTCTTCGCCACGTCGCTGGATGCCGCCTTTGTCGGGGATATCCGCGTGATTCCCCAGCCCGGCGATATTTACGGCGGGTGGGTCACGCCTAATCTGACCGGGCGGATCAAGGGCTCATTTGGGCGGTAG
- a CDS encoding DUF4864 domain-containing protein, whose translation MIRALVLSVAIGLAAVLPVASQELLPPNPRIEAVIGSQLNAFRAEDVLEAWQYASPSIQGQFGDVQNFGRMVEQAFPMVWQPGQVNFIDLQTLGAMIVQRVEVVDQAGNLHYLGYSMVELAEGWRINGVQILRAPDIGV comes from the coding sequence ATGATCCGTGCCTTAGTCCTGTCTGTCGCTATCGGTTTAGCGGCGGTTTTACCTGTCGCCTCGCAAGAGCTTCTGCCCCCCAACCCACGAATTGAAGCCGTTATTGGCAGCCAGTTGAACGCCTTCCGCGCCGAGGACGTGCTGGAGGCTTGGCAATACGCCAGCCCGTCGATCCAAGGACAATTTGGCGACGTTCAGAATTTTGGACGCATGGTTGAGCAAGCCTTCCCGATGGTGTGGCAACCGGGGCAGGTGAATTTCATCGACTTGCAGACGTTGGGCGCGATGATCGTGCAGCGGGTGGAAGTTGTCGATCAGGCGGGGAACCTGCATTATCTTGGCTATTCAATGGTAGAACTGGCAGAGGGCTGGCGGATCAACGGGGTTCAGATATTGCGGGCACCCGATATAGGGGTCTGA
- a CDS encoding right-handed parallel beta-helix repeat-containing protein has product MNQVITDGLILMPPAFADGLGDWSRQDGRPGSDTWATAPNAAIVAADSDFGDCLEILKTDATTKIRWMGQTPIIPGMYLRISARLKVLSGNLPDVRIAAWPGSGSDVHVSGLTEAAADVDITAYGSIVTVTAILGTGDRGGVDLAWGTGPSYAHVGLDLTGPNGAQLRIESITVEDVTSVFHRQMMDWVDVRDFGAVGDGTTDDREAFAAADAAANGREVMVPTGDFFIGSNLTFTNPARFEGRLIMGDSTRLALNENFDLDGYAEAFGDEVIGLKKGLQQLFNQSDFEAFDLCGRRIILDEPLDVQAVVGNKNTYANRRVLRNGQFAAAASTAWNDTVETRSAGWSSSSSFELTGVSNAASIEIGSLVTAPQGVGREVYVRAVNAAQSKVYLSSPLSAAPANQTYTFTRFKYLLDFIGWQNLQRFIVSDVEFLCGGLCSAVNLALDGLVFQIQDCYFTGPKDRAITSADEGCQGMQIDRCQFLSNEQTINVPQRKSICFNINSSDCKIRDNRANKFLHFGVISGSGNIISGNHFFQGDGIVEGVRSPGLVIADANAKCTFTGNYVDNCYIEWTNEKDPNPDFTGGLSFHGLTVQGNIFFATNTAPWMRFISIKPHGDDHFINGMSITGNLFKKTNGAQLEAVDGVDDSIAPLDLNRTADLEFKGNVFQGIVKRTENPISVRAVEGSAVQSWNVDLSDYLPFGAPVKYALSVLPDGPLRSSSNVVIYSAPYAQGYQSVGGQTLRVTWSQAVKGAAYVTARCDN; this is encoded by the coding sequence ATGAACCAGGTGATCACAGACGGCCTAATCCTGATGCCGCCAGCATTTGCCGATGGCCTGGGCGATTGGTCCCGGCAGGATGGCCGTCCGGGCAGCGATACATGGGCGACGGCACCGAATGCGGCGATTGTGGCCGCCGACAGTGATTTCGGCGATTGCCTTGAGATCCTGAAAACCGATGCCACCACCAAAATACGCTGGATGGGGCAGACGCCAATTATTCCGGGCATGTATCTGCGCATCTCGGCCCGCCTGAAAGTGCTGTCGGGTAACCTGCCGGACGTGCGTATTGCCGCTTGGCCGGGCTCGGGGTCTGATGTTCATGTCTCTGGCCTGACCGAGGCGGCGGCTGACGTTGATATCACCGCCTACGGCTCGATCGTGACGGTCACCGCGATCCTTGGCACAGGCGATCGTGGCGGTGTCGATCTGGCGTGGGGAACGGGGCCGAGTTACGCCCACGTTGGGCTTGATCTGACGGGCCCCAACGGCGCGCAACTGCGGATTGAGAGCATCACGGTTGAGGACGTCACCAGCGTTTTCCACCGTCAGATGATGGATTGGGTCGATGTGCGTGACTTCGGGGCGGTGGGCGATGGCACCACCGATGACCGCGAGGCTTTTGCCGCTGCCGACGCCGCCGCCAATGGGCGCGAGGTGATGGTGCCGACGGGTGATTTCTTCATCGGATCGAACCTGACCTTCACCAATCCGGCCCGTTTCGAGGGCCGCCTCATCATGGGCGACAGCACCCGCCTTGCGTTGAACGAAAACTTCGATCTGGACGGCTATGCCGAGGCGTTCGGGGATGAGGTCATAGGGTTGAAGAAGGGCCTGCAACAGCTGTTCAATCAATCGGATTTCGAGGCGTTTGACCTCTGCGGGCGTCGGATCATTCTGGATGAGCCGTTGGATGTCCAAGCGGTTGTGGGCAACAAGAACACCTACGCCAACCGGCGTGTTCTGCGGAATGGACAGTTCGCGGCGGCCGCATCAACAGCGTGGAATGACACGGTGGAGACGCGCAGCGCCGGGTGGTCATCGTCTTCGTCTTTTGAGTTGACCGGCGTGTCCAACGCCGCCTCGATCGAGATCGGCTCCCTTGTCACAGCGCCGCAAGGGGTGGGGAGAGAGGTCTATGTACGGGCCGTCAATGCGGCCCAGAGCAAGGTTTACTTGTCGTCGCCTCTTTCCGCTGCCCCGGCCAACCAGACCTATACGTTCACGCGCTTCAAATACTTGCTGGACTTCATCGGCTGGCAAAACCTGCAACGGTTCATCGTGTCCGATGTCGAGTTCCTGTGTGGCGGCCTGTGTTCCGCGGTCAATCTGGCGCTGGATGGCTTGGTGTTCCAAATTCAGGATTGCTACTTCACCGGCCCCAAGGACCGGGCGATCACCAGCGCGGATGAGGGCTGTCAGGGGATGCAGATTGACCGCTGTCAGTTCCTGTCGAACGAGCAAACGATCAACGTGCCCCAACGCAAGTCGATCTGCTTCAACATCAACTCCAGCGATTGTAAGATCCGGGATAACCGGGCCAACAAGTTCCTGCATTTCGGGGTGATTTCCGGGTCTGGCAACATCATTTCGGGCAACCACTTTTTCCAAGGCGATGGTATCGTTGAAGGGGTCCGGTCACCGGGGTTAGTGATCGCAGACGCCAATGCGAAGTGTACGTTCACGGGCAATTATGTGGACAATTGCTACATCGAATGGACGAACGAAAAGGACCCCAACCCGGATTTCACGGGCGGCCTGTCGTTCCACGGGTTGACCGTGCAGGGCAACATTTTCTTTGCCACAAACACGGCACCCTGGATGCGGTTCATCTCGATCAAACCCCACGGGGATGACCATTTCATTAACGGCATGTCGATCACTGGCAACCTGTTCAAGAAGACAAACGGCGCGCAGTTGGAGGCCGTGGACGGCGTGGACGATTCCATTGCGCCGCTTGATCTCAACCGGACGGCGGATCTGGAGTTCAAGGGCAACGTTTTCCAAGGCATCGTGAAGCGGACCGAAAACCCGATCTCGGTTCGGGCGGTCGAAGGCTCGGCGGTGCAAAGCTGGAACGTCGACCTGAGCGATTACCTCCCTTTTGGCGCGCCGGTGAAATACGCGCTGTCGGTCCTGCCCGATGGTCCTTTGCGCTCCAGCTCGAACGTGGTGATCTACTCGGCTCCCTATGCGCAGGGCTACCAAAGCGTGGGCGGGCAGACCCTGCGGGTGACGTGGTCGCAAGCCGTGAAGGGCGCGGCTTATGTCACCGCGCGGTGCGATAACTGA
- a CDS encoding tellurite resistance TerB family protein, whose product MTEHSFTPEDSLVAVMVGISVSDQTIRTSELLSIEQMVNYLPVFGAYDADRMRLVANIVFDLFEDEDGLDALFGLVKEDLPPHLYETAYALACDVAAADGKLAQAELRFLQEMRHSLNIDRLHAAAIERGARARHLTV is encoded by the coding sequence ATGACCGAACATAGCTTCACCCCAGAAGACAGCCTTGTGGCCGTGATGGTCGGCATTTCGGTATCCGATCAAACAATCCGCACGTCCGAGTTGCTCTCGATCGAGCAGATGGTGAACTATTTGCCTGTTTTCGGGGCCTATGACGCGGATCGAATGCGGTTGGTTGCGAACATTGTCTTCGATCTGTTCGAGGATGAAGACGGGTTGGACGCGCTCTTCGGGCTGGTGAAGGAAGACCTGCCGCCGCATCTCTATGAAACCGCCTATGCGCTGGCCTGTGACGTCGCCGCTGCCGATGGCAAACTGGCGCAGGCGGAGCTACGTTTTCTTCAGGAAATGCGTCATTCCCTCAACATTGACCGCCTCCATGCCGCCGCCATCGAACGCGGCGCACGCGCCCGTCACCTGACGGTATAG
- a CDS encoding lysine--tRNA ligase has protein sequence MTDLRDAAMTSKAWPFEEARRVLKRFEKAPPEKGYVLFETGYGPSGLPHIGTFGEVLRTTMVRRAFEVISDIPTKMICFSDDLDGMRKVPGNVPNADSLKPHLQRPLTSVPDPFGTHESFGHHNNAMLRRFLDTFGFEYDFISATEFYQTGQFDEILKRAVERYDDIMKVMLKSLREERQQTYSIFLPIHPETGRVLYVPMKSVNAADHTITFDDEEGREWTLPVTGGNVKLQWKPDFGARWAALGVDFEMFGKDHSTNAPIYSRICDILGTKAPETYTYELFLDEGGQKISKTSGNGISIDEWLTYASTESLSYFMYGKPKTAKRMHFDVIPKAVDEYHQQLRAYADQDTAKRLANPVYHIHGHNVPTSTMIVSFAMLLNLASVASAEDKEGLWGFIRRYAPDASAETHPDLDQAAGFAVRYYNDFVKPTRVFRAADDKERAAMEDLVARLKAYDGPIEDEAIQTIVFAVGKDHGFEPLRDWFKALYEVCLGASQGPRFGGFIALYGVDETVKLIEDGLAGKLAG, from the coding sequence ATGACCGATCTGCGCGACGCTGCAATGACCTCCAAGGCTTGGCCCTTTGAAGAAGCGCGCCGTGTGTTGAAACGGTTCGAGAAGGCACCGCCCGAAAAGGGATACGTATTGTTCGAGACAGGTTATGGCCCCTCGGGACTGCCCCATATCGGCACGTTCGGTGAAGTGCTGCGCACCACGATGGTCCGCCGCGCGTTCGAGGTGATCTCGGATATCCCGACGAAAATGATCTGTTTCTCGGACGACTTGGACGGGATGCGGAAGGTGCCGGGCAACGTCCCAAACGCCGATAGCCTGAAACCGCATCTGCAGCGGCCGTTGACCAGCGTGCCCGACCCCTTCGGCACGCACGAAAGCTTTGGTCACCACAACAACGCCATGCTGCGGCGGTTCCTTGATACCTTTGGGTTCGAGTACGACTTCATCAGCGCGACCGAGTTCTATCAGACCGGCCAGTTTGATGAGATCTTGAAGCGTGCCGTGGAACGCTATGACGACATCATGAAAGTGATGTTGAAATCCCTGCGCGAAGAGCGCCAGCAGACCTATTCGATCTTCCTGCCAATCCACCCCGAAACGGGCCGGGTTCTGTATGTGCCAATGAAGTCGGTGAACGCCGCCGATCATACGATCACCTTCGATGATGAAGAGGGCCGCGAATGGACGTTGCCGGTGACGGGCGGCAACGTGAAGCTGCAATGGAAGCCTGATTTCGGTGCCCGTTGGGCCGCCCTTGGCGTGGACTTCGAGATGTTCGGCAAGGACCATTCCACCAACGCGCCGATCTACTCGCGCATCTGCGATATCCTCGGGACAAAAGCGCCCGAGACCTACACGTATGAGCTGTTCTTGGATGAGGGCGGCCAGAAAATCTCCAAGACATCTGGCAACGGCATCAGCATTGACGAATGGCTGACCTATGCATCCACGGAATCGCTGTCGTATTTCATGTACGGCAAGCCCAAGACGGCCAAGCGGATGCATTTCGACGTGATCCCCAAGGCGGTGGACGAATATCACCAGCAGTTGCGCGCCTATGCGGATCAAGACACGGCCAAGCGTCTTGCGAACCCGGTCTATCATATCCACGGCCATAACGTGCCGACCTCGACCATGATCGTTAGCTTCGCGATGTTGCTGAACCTCGCGTCGGTCGCTTCGGCTGAGGATAAAGAGGGGCTTTGGGGCTTCATCCGCCGCTATGCGCCCGATGCCAGCGCCGAAACGCACCCAGATCTGGATCAGGCAGCGGGCTTTGCGGTGCGCTACTACAACGACTTCGTGAAACCCACACGGGTGTTCCGCGCGGCCGACGACAAAGAACGGGCGGCGATGGAAGATCTGGTCGCGCGTCTGAAGGCCTATGATGGCCCGATCGAAGATGAGGCGATCCAGACCATCGTGTTTGCGGTGGGCAAGGACCACGGGTTCGAGCCCCTGCGCGATTGGTTCAAGGCGCTCTACGAGGTCTGCCTTGGGGCCTCTCAGGGGCCTCGGTTCGGCGGGTTCATCGCGCTCTATGGTGTTGATGAGACGGTGAAACTGATCGAGGACGGTCTGGCGGGCAAGCTGGCGGGCTGA